A genomic segment from uncultured Desulfovibrio sp. encodes:
- a CDS encoding TRIC cation channel family protein has product MQNLPLFVLDLAASFVLAAAASCRARSTGAHFSGAAVLACLAGMAAPLARDGLLGYGAITLNQGEYLAACVCGGIAGIIIGQSSRAWMAFYWLDAVGLALGAGVGTVKGVMAGLGPTGSILVGILGGLVGGIARDLCLGDMARAVEEDMYATAAAFGGMLTLAVMLLTNLHPWQSALCGALLVFILRGIRKIKID; this is encoded by the coding sequence ATGCAGAACCTTCCCTTATTTGTGTTAGATCTGGCGGCCAGCTTCGTGCTGGCCGCTGCCGCATCTTGCAGGGCGCGCTCAACGGGCGCACATTTCAGCGGTGCTGCCGTTCTTGCCTGTCTGGCAGGAATGGCAGCGCCGCTTGCTCGTGATGGACTGCTCGGGTACGGGGCCATCACCCTCAATCAGGGGGAGTATCTTGCTGCATGCGTGTGCGGCGGCATTGCCGGTATCATTATAGGGCAAAGCAGCCGTGCCTGGATGGCCTTTTACTGGCTGGATGCCGTAGGCTTGGCACTTGGGGCTGGCGTCGGAACAGTAAAGGGCGTGATGGCCGGGCTTGGCCCTACGGGCAGCATATTGGTTGGAATACTGGGCGGGCTTGTGGGTGGCATTGCGCGAGACCTCTGCCTCGGGGATATGGCCCGTGCGGTGGAAGAAGATATGTACGCCACGGCAGCAGCCTTTGGCGGCATGTTGACCTTGGCAGTGATGCTGTTGACAAACCTGCATCCGTGGCAAAGCGCGCTGTGTGGCGCGCTGCTGGTGTTCATTCTGAGAGGGATAAGAAAAATCAAAATTGACTGA